In a genomic window of Ranitomeya imitator isolate aRanImi1 chromosome 5, aRanImi1.pri, whole genome shotgun sequence:
- the CCDC121 gene encoding coiled-coil domain-containing protein 121, with product MPPRKRSQGKPSKSAISEAPEQGEEGCEEKEHVVSEKEAQLQDEHNRLMAEQEGLRRRLEQLRRDNEFLQEEAEKVRVESQEYLLYMSKRSQRRQDVIISLNDQNQRELQNIQRQKQELEFKFSEEEQKLRDLLLRREADLTTLRKELLELQPMKELQKEQVSIIKRLKDEVMAHRGKHAEALLRVKSAFLREKTQCQHNSEQQLNQLTQKAQEEAKKALQEVSTRVKEENQGLRQELHHLIQEYRLLQMQKKRLEEKNSALQREQQCREEVGNVQRKLKMAAILPNP from the coding sequence ATGCCACCAAGGAAGAGGTCCCAGGGTAAACCATCCAAATCCGCCATATCTGAAGCccctgagcagggagaggagggatGTGAGGAGAAAGAACATGTGGTGAGTGAGAAGGAGGCGCAGCTGCAGGATGAACACAACCGGCTTATGGCCGAGCAGGAGGGTCTGAGGCGACGGCTGGAGCAGCTACGGAGGGACAACGAGTTCCTTCAGGAGGAGGCTGAAAAGGTTCGGGTAGAGAGCCAGGAATACCTGCTATACATGAGCAAGAGAAGCCAGCGACGCCAGGACGTCATCATCAGCCTGAACGACCAGAACCAGAGGGAGCTGCAGAACATCCAACGGCAGAAACAAGAACTGGAGTTCAAATTTTCTGAAGAAGAACAGAAGCTGCGGGACCTCCTGCTCCGAAGAGAAGCCGATCTCACCACCCTGAGGAAGGAGCTCTTAGAACTGCAGCCTATGAAAGAACTGCAGAAGGAGCAAGTGTCCATCATCAAACGTCTGAAGGATGAAGTCATGGCGCATCGAGGGAAGCATGCCGAGGCCCTGCTGAGGGTGAAGAGCGCTTTCCTAAGAGAAAAAACACAATGCCAACACAACTCAGAGCAACAACTCAACCAACTGACGCAGAAGGCCCAGGAGGAGGCCAAGAAAGCTCTGCAGGAGGTGAGCACCAGGGTCAAGGAGGAAAACCAGGGCCTGAGACAAGAACTGCATCATCTCATCCAGGAATACCGACTCCTACAAATGCAGAAGAAGAGACTTGAAGAAAAGAACTCGGCACTACAGCGGGAGCAACAATGCCGCGAAGAGGTGGGGAACGTCCAGAGGAAGCTCAAGATGGCGGCCATCCTCCCAAATCCATGA
- the LOC138637970 gene encoding probable G-protein coupled receptor 139: MVMEEPWIRTVQRLFYPIMCVFGMPASLVTMAVLWKGNLGMSKSIIYYLVSLALANFLLNLVVTVFRDIFYFYVDIKLWWPEPSCGISNWIYFSCVYSLTWLTVAFSVDRYIIICCMKLKLRFCKPSVTRWVITAVCACAFLVAMPTFWMYVPVRTTQPDGSLYHICSLNRNLSSIPFLSVYDHIQTTVWIVFPLVLLVLTNGLTVWHIHVTTRVRQSLKWSSTGKQSEDPEVARRKKSVTLLAIISISFLAHWLPKMVVKVLERFTYPPVNRYDFYRPVNVVRMLCNMLIVSSSFSNMCIYSLTISKFRQELFRGAMSALTFLCHNPRSPYPPTTKPTQIFTIQDTTQLTWKTSNRGRYLIYHLMWEEGC; encoded by the coding sequence CCAGCCTGGTGACCATGGCCGTACTGTGGAAGGGGAACCTGGGCATGTCCAAGTCCATTATCTACTATCTGGTGTCCTTAGCTTTGGCCAATTTCCTGCTCAACCTGGTGGTGACCGTTTTCCGAGATATCTTCTACTTCTATGTGGACATTAAACTGTGGTGGCCTGAACCCTCCTGTGGGATCAGCAACTGGATCTATTTCTCATGTGTCTACTCCCTCACGTGGCTCACCGTGGCCTTCTCAGTGGATCGTTACATCATCATATGTTGTATGAAGCTGAAGCTCCGGTTTTGTAAGCCATCTGTAACGCGGTGGGTCATCACTGCAGTATGTGCATGTGCATTCTTGGTGGCCATGCCTACCTTCTGGATGTATGTACCAGTCCGTACCACCCAACCAGATGGGAGTCTCTATCACATTTGTTCCCTGAATCGTAACCTGAGCTCAATACCTTTCTTGTCAGTCTATGACCACATTCAGACCACTGTTTGGATAGTCTTCCCGCTAGTTTTATTAGTCTTAACCAATGGCTTAACAGTGTGGCACATCCATGTAACAACAAGAGTGCGACAAAGTCTGAAGTGGTCATCTACAGGAAAGCAATCTGAGGACCCAGAAGTGGCAAGGAGGAAAAAGTCTGTGACTCTCCTGGCAATTATATCCATCTCGTTTCTGGCTCACTGGTTGCCTAAAATGGTTGTCAAGGTGTTGGAAAGGTTCACGTATCCGCCGGTCAACCGCTATGACTTCTACCGTCCGGTGAATGTGGTGCGGATGCTGTGTAACATGCTGATTGTCTCCAGCTCCTTCAGTAATATGTGCATCTACTCCCTCACAATCAGCAAATTCAGGCAGGAGCTGTTCAGAGGAGCCATGTCTGCCCTAACCTTCCTTTGCCACAACCCTCGCTCGCCTTACCCTCCCACCACCAAACCTACACAAATATTCACAATACAAGACACCACACAGCTGACATGGAAGACCAGTAATAGAGGGAGATATCTGATTTACCATCTCATGTGGGAGGAGGGCTGCTGA